A portion of the Actomonas aquatica genome contains these proteins:
- the murJ gene encoding murein biosynthesis integral membrane protein MurJ, whose amino-acid sequence MSRSLKNIGIVSAATMVSRVLGLGRDVLVTAVFGTSALASAFVTAFTLPNLFRRLLGEGALTAAMVPTLNDELAARQKAGAFALLNQVASWLGLVTLLIVGGSMLGLHGLADASWLERVVDNAATVERWRLAAEIGVFLFPYLFFVCLAAAFSAALQTLNRFLEPALSPIWLNLAIIGALGGAVWGLGIEVGEARMRWLCGGVLVGGFLQMAVPAGALMVREGWRPRLDLSLSPAVRAVLVLMGPTVLGSAVYLINLAVSRVIGLSLNEAAATILNLATRLIELPIGVFAIAVSTVVFPLISSYAAKREWGKLAAAYHHGMRLVLAINVPAAAGMVVLASPIIRVLFQRGEFTGADTTAMAPVLMVFAAGLPFFAYVNLMLRAFYAEKDTRTPVKAAVLSFVINVGLSLLLMGPLSTMGLALASNLAVVAQAVYLQRALTRQRRELGVATLLPSVVKILVGSAAMGLVLWGGLQWIAPDAQTWWADFGRLAVGVPVGAGLYAAVVWTLRLEGRDELLRLVRGRKPRVDTKGL is encoded by the coding sequence GTGTCCCGCAGTCTGAAGAACATCGGCATCGTCTCCGCCGCGACCATGGTGTCGCGGGTGCTGGGCTTGGGGCGCGACGTGTTGGTGACGGCGGTGTTTGGCACAAGTGCGTTGGCGTCGGCCTTCGTGACGGCCTTTACCTTGCCCAACCTGTTTCGGCGGCTGCTGGGCGAGGGGGCGCTGACGGCGGCGATGGTGCCGACCCTCAACGATGAGTTGGCGGCGCGGCAGAAGGCCGGGGCGTTTGCGCTGCTGAATCAGGTGGCAAGTTGGCTGGGACTGGTAACGTTGCTGATCGTGGGCGGATCCATGCTGGGACTGCACGGGCTCGCCGATGCGTCGTGGCTGGAGCGGGTGGTGGATAACGCGGCGACGGTGGAGCGCTGGCGACTGGCGGCGGAGATCGGCGTGTTCCTGTTTCCGTATCTGTTCTTCGTGTGTTTGGCGGCGGCGTTCAGCGCGGCGTTGCAAACGCTGAACCGTTTTCTGGAACCGGCGCTGTCGCCGATCTGGCTCAATCTCGCCATCATTGGCGCGTTGGGCGGTGCGGTGTGGGGACTGGGCATCGAGGTAGGGGAGGCGCGCATGCGCTGGTTGTGCGGCGGGGTGCTGGTCGGTGGATTTCTGCAGATGGCCGTGCCGGCGGGAGCACTGATGGTGCGGGAAGGGTGGCGGCCGCGGTTGGACCTGAGCCTGAGCCCGGCAGTGCGGGCGGTGCTGGTGTTGATGGGACCGACGGTGCTGGGGTCGGCGGTGTATTTGATCAACCTCGCGGTGTCGCGGGTGATCGGGCTGTCGCTCAACGAGGCGGCGGCGACCATCCTCAATCTCGCGACTCGTCTGATTGAGCTGCCGATCGGCGTGTTTGCGATCGCGGTGTCGACGGTGGTGTTTCCGCTCATCTCCAGTTACGCGGCCAAGCGGGAATGGGGCAAACTGGCGGCGGCGTATCATCACGGCATGCGCCTGGTGTTGGCGATCAACGTGCCGGCTGCGGCGGGTATGGTGGTGCTGGCCTCGCCGATCATTCGGGTGCTGTTTCAACGCGGGGAGTTTACCGGCGCTGATACCACGGCGATGGCGCCGGTGCTGATGGTGTTCGCCGCGGGGCTACCGTTTTTCGCTTACGTCAACCTGATGCTGCGCGCGTTTTACGCGGAGAAGGACACGCGCACGCCGGTGAAGGCGGCGGTGTTGAGTTTTGTGATCAATGTCGGTCTGAGCCTGTTGCTGATGGGGCCGCTCTCGACGATGGGACTGGCGCTGGCGAGCAACCTCGCGGTCGTGGCGCAGGCGGTCTATCTGCAACGCGCGCTCACGCGTCAGCGCCGCGAACTGGGCGTGGCGACCCTGTTGCCGAGCGTGGTGAAGATCCTCGTCGGCAGTGCCGCGATGGGTCTGGTGCTGTGGGGCGGGCTGCAGTGGATCGCGCCGGACGCGCAGACCTGGTGGGCGGATTTTGGCCGCTTGGCGGTGGGCGTGCCGGTAGGGGCGGGACTTTATGCCGCGGTGGTTTGGACCCTGCGGTTGGAGGGACGCGACGAGTTGTTGCGTTTGGTGCGTGGGCGTAAGCCGCGCGTGGATACAAAAGGACTATGA
- a CDS encoding bile acid:sodium symporter family protein, giving the protein MLGMPLAVALAWVFPDIGAKGGLLRTEITTKLAVAFVFFSQGLTLPAKALKDGASQWQLHLAVQLFGFLIVPLIGLGFDAVVGAQLAPDLRLGFLFLCVLPSTIVMAVALATVAGGNVPAAIFNAVLSNVLGVFVTPMWVAWLMKSSGQTLSLVDVLQELFFLLLLPLAVGQIVRRFGAEIWADANRKRLNNAANAIILVIVYAAFCNSVKADLWSSHGWKTFVAAAVGVMVLQLVAVGGAVLLARVFRFAPAEAIVFTITGAQKSLATGVPLAKVIFGAHPGLGLILLPIMIYHPSQLFLCGTLAGRHLRKHGVTDR; this is encoded by the coding sequence ATGCTCGGCATGCCCCTGGCGGTGGCGTTGGCCTGGGTATTCCCGGATATTGGGGCGAAGGGAGGTCTGCTGCGCACGGAAATCACGACGAAGCTGGCGGTGGCCTTTGTGTTCTTTTCGCAGGGACTCACTCTGCCGGCGAAGGCGCTCAAGGATGGCGCGAGTCAGTGGCAACTGCATCTGGCGGTGCAGCTTTTCGGGTTCCTGATTGTGCCGCTCATTGGCCTCGGTTTCGACGCAGTGGTGGGGGCCCAACTCGCGCCGGATCTACGGCTGGGTTTCCTGTTTCTGTGCGTGCTGCCCTCCACGATCGTGATGGCGGTGGCGCTTGCCACGGTGGCTGGCGGCAACGTGCCGGCCGCTATTTTTAACGCCGTGCTTTCCAACGTGCTGGGCGTGTTTGTGACGCCGATGTGGGTGGCGTGGCTGATGAAATCGAGCGGTCAGACCCTGTCGCTCGTCGACGTGTTGCAGGAGTTGTTTTTCCTCCTGCTGCTGCCGCTGGCGGTGGGGCAAATCGTGCGCCGTTTTGGCGCCGAGATTTGGGCCGACGCCAATCGCAAACGCCTCAACAACGCGGCGAACGCGATCATCCTCGTGATCGTTTACGCGGCGTTCTGCAATTCGGTGAAGGCCGATCTCTGGTCGTCGCACGGTTGGAAAACCTTCGTGGCGGCGGCGGTGGGGGTGATGGTGTTGCAGCTCGTCGCAGTGGGGGGCGCGGTGCTCTTGGCGCGCGTGTTTCGCTTCGCGCCCGCAGAAGCCATCGTGTTCACCATCACCGGCGCCCAGAAGAGTCTGGCGACCGGGGTGCCGCTAGCGAAGGTCATCTTCGGCGCGCACCCGGGTCTGGGGCTCATCCTGCTGCCGATCATGATCTATCACCCGTCGCAGTTGTTCCTCTGCGGCACCCTGGCGGGGCGGCACTTACGCAAGCACGGTGTGACGGACCGGTGA
- a CDS encoding TetR/AcrR family transcriptional regulator — protein MDAALSLMWEESYGAVSVDDICRKADVRKGSFYYYFSSKSELAVRALDRMWEEHKRALEEYFAASRGPIERIRARCDQALIFQREMKQQYGRVLGCPLCSLGSEICNQDSAIRDKVREILDLKVGYWEQAIREAQDLGLLVANNPTQKARCAMAFFEGMIAQARLHDDLSRLEGLADQMCEHLGVRSSVTA, from the coding sequence ATGGACGCCGCACTCTCTCTCATGTGGGAGGAGAGTTACGGCGCCGTGTCGGTGGATGATATCTGTCGCAAGGCGGACGTCCGCAAAGGCAGTTTTTACTACTACTTCAGCTCCAAGTCCGAACTGGCCGTGCGCGCCTTGGACCGTATGTGGGAAGAACACAAGCGGGCACTGGAAGAGTATTTCGCCGCCAGCCGCGGTCCAATTGAACGCATTCGCGCCCGCTGCGACCAAGCGTTGATTTTTCAGCGCGAAATGAAGCAGCAATACGGCCGCGTCCTGGGCTGTCCGCTGTGTTCGCTCGGTTCGGAAATCTGCAACCAAGACTCGGCGATCCGCGACAAAGTGCGCGAGATTCTCGACCTCAAGGTCGGTTACTGGGAGCAGGCCATCCGGGAGGCGCAGGACTTGGGACTTTTGGTGGCAAACAATCCCACTCAGAAGGCGCGCTGCGCGATGGCCTTCTTCGAGGGCATGATCGCCCAAGCGCGCCTGCACGACGATCTCAGTCGATTGGAAGGTCTGGCTGACCAAATGTGCGAGCATCTCGGTGTGCGGTCTTCGGTGACGGCCTGA
- the trxA gene encoding thioredoxin produces the protein MNQTPTLLPAVTAATFEHDVLEASRERLVVVDFWAEWCGPCKAMAPVLEEALIQRGEAVKIVKVDVDREPRLSMLHGVRSIPTLAFFRDGRKVDELVGLQALDPLLQRIDRAATA, from the coding sequence ATGAACCAAACCCCCACACTCCTCCCGGCCGTAACGGCCGCCACCTTTGAACACGATGTCCTCGAGGCCTCCCGCGAACGCCTTGTGGTGGTCGACTTCTGGGCCGAATGGTGCGGCCCGTGTAAGGCCATGGCACCGGTCCTCGAAGAGGCGCTCATCCAACGCGGCGAGGCCGTGAAGATCGTTAAGGTCGACGTCGACCGCGAACCGCGCCTTTCCATGCTGCATGGCGTGCGCTCGATCCCCACGTTGGCCTTCTTCCGCGACGGCCGAAAGGTCGACGAACTCGTCGGCTTGCAGGCGCTCGACCCGCTCTTGCAGCGCATCGACCGCGCCGCCACGGCCTGA